The Clupea harengus chromosome 6, Ch_v2.0.2, whole genome shotgun sequence genome contains a region encoding:
- the tbc1d2 gene encoding TBC1 domain family member 2A isoform X2 has protein sequence MREPAEEQAPQLPQSSSQPLTNTSQQSLTTNQTAAGSSLARPQLPQRLCGWLEKRGGPLKLWKTRWFSHDDGRSLLLYWRTPQDATPLGQVELSSATFSYSLEPQEEQGTFNIHTPQRTFILKAASHELMMYWLQQLQLTRCQQRTQRGDTNTHTAVEFLPQVKMPMGFVGEKAANLPSPGQSNPLNISLKHPIIEFQNLCLRSKRVSHLDQAPIPPPTSLDTPTHDTANQETSSLDTPTHNTPNQESTSMDTPTPNIANQETASLDTLSMDTANQEKASLDTPTHNIAYQETDSLDTPTHNTANQETSSLDTPTHNTPNQESTFLDTPTHNTPNQESTFLDTPTHNTAGQETTTMDTPTPNTANQETASLDTLSMDTANQEKASLDTPTPNTANQETASLDILSMDTVTQETASLDAPTHDTANQETDSLSTPSKVIANKRPASLIMLRKICMGELVCPRPSPKAHRRKKVVSATLPPHRHGNDPTPRLELEMFTLEKELSEQKELVLSLYRALEASQREKRACVDFLSAPGEDQRLELLRHRERQVAKLQAEADDLHQHLRERDEQVCELQETLQLQLEKNQAKQEVVLKLSQQLADWASHTHADNTHSAIEPEEKEAYLKQEIKHLRDDLEAYRTQNKFLNSEIHHLTQLWRQSSQQEKSLMVKCAYLEACRCEKESQYLSLLQQLRESAVFSGTHTHPHTHEVRTLIEDALQGALSLSSSSEFDAYGFKLVPEYESADVKLLMKLNAVELRSRSLQQGEERPLVARWAQLLSSPSQSLSSPAQMLSPSLELKALLRDGVPQEFRTRVWRWLVYVRTRAVRERHPDRYRLLTQRNHLAPGSASHQIQLDLHRTLTTNQRFSSPTSPSHEQLRRVLLAFSCHNPTVGYCQGLNRLAAVALLVLEDEEEAFWCLVAIVEAIMPPDYYTKTLLGYQIDQCVFRELLAEKVPRVSTYLESHLVDVSQVSVIWFPVIFVELLPSDILLPLWDAFLYEGSKVIFRYALALLKYKEEEILKMQDSSEIFQYLFFFPKTITDARKLRSVAFGEFNPFPKKHLRSRRAWHRERLEAELREREAEMTEQSSQHAERHDKALDDLASDDDELN, from the exons ATGAGGGAGCCTGCAGAGGAACAGGCGCCCCAGTTGCCCCAGTCCTCAAGCCAGCCACTGACAAACACGTCCCAGCAGTCCCTCACCACCAATCAGACGGCTGCAGGCAGCTCTCTGGCCCGCCCCCAGCTGCCTCAGCGGCTCTGTGGTTGGCTGGAGAAGAGAGGCGGGCCTCTGAAGCTCTGGAAGACTCGTTGGTTCTCCCACGACGATGGACGGAGTCTGCTGTTGTACTGGCGCACGCCGCAGGATGCCACGCCCCTCGGACAGGTGGAGCTCTCCAGCGCCACCTTCAGCTACTCGCTGGAACCGCAAGAAGAGCAGGGAAccttcaacatacacacaccacaacgtACCTTCATCCTCAaa gctGCTAGTCATGAGTTGATGATGTACtggttgcagcagctgcagctcaCACGATGTCAACAAAGGACgcagagaggagacacaaacacacacactgctg tggagTTTCTTCCTCAGGTTAAAATGCCAATGGGTTTTGTAGGCGAAAAGGCAGCCAATCTACCGTCTCCTGGACAAAGCAACCCACTGAACATTTCACTCAAACACCCCATTATAGAGTTTCA gaacCTGTGTCTGAGGAGTAAAAGGGTTTCCCACCTGGATCAGGCCCCCATCCCACCTCCAACCTCCCTGGACACACCCACTCACGATACAGCTAATCAGGAGACATCCTCCTTGGACACACCCACTCATAATACACCCAATCAAGAATCAACCTCCATGGACACACCCACTCCTAATATAGCCAATCAGGAGACAGCCTCCTTGGATACACTCTCTATGGATACAGCAAATCAGGAAAAAGCCTCCCTGGACACACCCACTCATAATATAGCCTATCAGGAAACAGACTCCCtggacacacccactcacaatACAGCTAATCAGGAGACATCCTCCTTGGACACACCCACTCATAATACACCCAATCAGGAATCAACCTTCCTGGACACACCCACTCATAATACACCCAATCAGGAATCAACCTTCCTGGACACACCCACTCATAATACAGCCGGTCAGGAAACAACCACCATGGACACACCCACTCCTAATACAGCCAATCAGGAGACAGCCTCCTTGGATACACTCTCTATGGATACAGCAAATCAGGAAAAAGCCTCCCTGGACACACCCACTCCTAATACAGCCAATCAGGAGACAGCCTCCTTGGATATACTCTCTATGGATACAGTGACTCAGGAAACAGCCTCCCTGGACGCACCCACTCATGATACAGCCAATCAGGAAACAGACTCCCTGTCCACACCCAGTAAGGTTATAGCCAATAAAAGACCAGCTTCTCTGATCATGCTCAGAAAGATTTGTA TGGGGGAGTTAGTGTGCCCCCGCCCCTCCCCAAAGGCTCACAGGAGGAAGAAGGTTGTTTCTGCCACCCTACCACCTCATCGCCATGGAAATGACCCCACCCCCCGCTTAGAGCTGGAAATGTTCACCCTGGAAAAGGAGCTCAGCGAACAGAAG gagctGGTGTTGTCACTCTATAGGGCGTTAGAGGCATCCCAGAGGGAGAAGCGGGCGTGTGTAGACTTCCTGTCTGCCCCTGGCGAGGACCAGCGGCTGGAGCTGCTACGTCACCGCGAGCGACAGGTTGCTAAGCTACAGGCCGAGGCGGATGATCTGCACCAGCATCTACGCGAGCGAGACGAAcag gtgtgtGAACTTCAGGAGACCCTCCAGCTGCAGCTGGAGAAAAATCAGGCCAAGCAGGAAGTGGTGCTAAAGCTCTCCCAGCAACTTGCCGACTGGGCaagccacacacatgcagacaacacacacagtgccattgAACCGGAGGAAAAGGAGGCGTACTTAAAGCAAGAGATCAAACAtctgagg gATGATCTAGAAGCGTACCGTACCCAGAATAAGTTCCTGAACTCTGAGATCCATCATCTGACACAACTTTGGAGGCAGAGTTCCCAACAAGAGAAGAGCCTCATGGTGaag tgtgctTACTTAGAGGCCTGCaggtgtgagaaggagagtCAGTACCTGAGtctgctgcagcagctgaggGAGAGCGCTGTGttcagtggaacacacacacacccacacacacacgaggtccGCACACTGATAGAGGACGCACTACAGGGAGCACTGAGTCTGAGCTCTAGCAG TGAGTTTGATGCGTATGGCTTTAAGCTTGTGCCTGAGTACGAGTCTGCAGATGTGAAGCTGCTGATGAAGCTGAATGCTGTGGAGCTGCGCAGTCGCAGTCTGCAGCAGGGGGAagagcgccccctggtggcccgCTGGGCACAGCTCCTCTCCAGCCCCTCCCAAAGCCTCTCCAGCCCCGCCCAGatgctctccccctccctggaGCTGAAGGCCTTGCTAAGGGACGGGGTTCCGCAGGAGTTCCGCACGCGGGTCTGGCGTTGGTTGGTGTATGTTCGCACACGGGCTGTGAGAGAACGCCACCCTGATCGGTATCGGCTCTTGACCCAACGCAACCATCTGGCGCCTGGCTCCGCCTCCCATCAGATCCAACTGGACCTGCACCGCACCCTCACAACCAATCAGAGGTTCAGCTCCCCCACAAGCCCCTCCCATGAGCAGCTGCGCAGAGTCTTGCTGGCCTTCTCCTGCCACAACCCCACTGTAGGCTACTGCCAAGGACTAaacag aTTAGCAGCAGTGGCACTGCTTGTCttagaggatgaagaggaggcttTCTGGTGTCTGGTGGCGATAGTAGAAGCCATCATGCCACCAGACTACTACACCAAAACCCTCCTGGGCTACcag atagatcagtgtgtgtttagggagCTGCTGGCTGAGAAGGTTCCCCGTGTGAGTACTTATCTGGAAAGTCACTTGGTGGACGTGAGTCAGGTCAGCGTCATCTGGTTCCCCGTCATCTTTGTGGAGCTGCTGCCTAGCGACATCCTGCTTCCTCTCTGGGATGCCTTCCTCTACGAGGGCAgcaag gtcATATTCCGCTATGCGCTGGCCCTGCTGAAGTATAAGGAGGAAGAGATCCTGAAGATGCAGGACAGCAGTGAGATCTTCCAgtatcttttcttctttcccaaGACCATCACTGATGCcag GAAGTTGCGCAGCGTGGCCTTCGGTGAGTTCAACCCGTTTCCCAAGAAACATTTGCGCAGCAGGAGGGCGTGGCATCGCGAGCGCCTGGAGGCGGAGCTTCGTGAGAGGGAGGCCGAGATGACGGAGCAAAGCTCCCAGCATGCTGAGCGGCACGACAAGGCACTGGACGACCTCGCCAGTGATGATGACGAACTCAACTGA
- the tbc1d2 gene encoding TBC1 domain family member 2A isoform X1 — translation MDRIGTMREPAEEQAPQLPQSSSQPLTNTSQQSLTTNQTAAGSSLARPQLPQRLCGWLEKRGGPLKLWKTRWFSHDDGRSLLLYWRTPQDATPLGQVELSSATFSYSLEPQEEQGTFNIHTPQRTFILKAASHELMMYWLQQLQLTRCQQRTQRGDTNTHTAVEFLPQVKMPMGFVGEKAANLPSPGQSNPLNISLKHPIIEFQNLCLRSKRVSHLDQAPIPPPTSLDTPTHDTANQETSSLDTPTHNTPNQESTSMDTPTPNIANQETASLDTLSMDTANQEKASLDTPTHNIAYQETDSLDTPTHNTANQETSSLDTPTHNTPNQESTFLDTPTHNTPNQESTFLDTPTHNTAGQETTTMDTPTPNTANQETASLDTLSMDTANQEKASLDTPTPNTANQETASLDILSMDTVTQETASLDAPTHDTANQETDSLSTPSKVIANKRPASLIMLRKICMGELVCPRPSPKAHRRKKVVSATLPPHRHGNDPTPRLELEMFTLEKELSEQKELVLSLYRALEASQREKRACVDFLSAPGEDQRLELLRHRERQVAKLQAEADDLHQHLRERDEQVCELQETLQLQLEKNQAKQEVVLKLSQQLADWASHTHADNTHSAIEPEEKEAYLKQEIKHLRDDLEAYRTQNKFLNSEIHHLTQLWRQSSQQEKSLMVKCAYLEACRCEKESQYLSLLQQLRESAVFSGTHTHPHTHEVRTLIEDALQGALSLSSSSEFDAYGFKLVPEYESADVKLLMKLNAVELRSRSLQQGEERPLVARWAQLLSSPSQSLSSPAQMLSPSLELKALLRDGVPQEFRTRVWRWLVYVRTRAVRERHPDRYRLLTQRNHLAPGSASHQIQLDLHRTLTTNQRFSSPTSPSHEQLRRVLLAFSCHNPTVGYCQGLNRLAAVALLVLEDEEEAFWCLVAIVEAIMPPDYYTKTLLGYQIDQCVFRELLAEKVPRVSTYLESHLVDVSQVSVIWFPVIFVELLPSDILLPLWDAFLYEGSKVIFRYALALLKYKEEEILKMQDSSEIFQYLFFFPKTITDARKLRSVAFGEFNPFPKKHLRSRRAWHRERLEAELREREAEMTEQSSQHAERHDKALDDLASDDDELN, via the exons tggcACCATGAGGGAGCCTGCAGAGGAACAGGCGCCCCAGTTGCCCCAGTCCTCAAGCCAGCCACTGACAAACACGTCCCAGCAGTCCCTCACCACCAATCAGACGGCTGCAGGCAGCTCTCTGGCCCGCCCCCAGCTGCCTCAGCGGCTCTGTGGTTGGCTGGAGAAGAGAGGCGGGCCTCTGAAGCTCTGGAAGACTCGTTGGTTCTCCCACGACGATGGACGGAGTCTGCTGTTGTACTGGCGCACGCCGCAGGATGCCACGCCCCTCGGACAGGTGGAGCTCTCCAGCGCCACCTTCAGCTACTCGCTGGAACCGCAAGAAGAGCAGGGAAccttcaacatacacacaccacaacgtACCTTCATCCTCAaa gctGCTAGTCATGAGTTGATGATGTACtggttgcagcagctgcagctcaCACGATGTCAACAAAGGACgcagagaggagacacaaacacacacactgctg tggagTTTCTTCCTCAGGTTAAAATGCCAATGGGTTTTGTAGGCGAAAAGGCAGCCAATCTACCGTCTCCTGGACAAAGCAACCCACTGAACATTTCACTCAAACACCCCATTATAGAGTTTCA gaacCTGTGTCTGAGGAGTAAAAGGGTTTCCCACCTGGATCAGGCCCCCATCCCACCTCCAACCTCCCTGGACACACCCACTCACGATACAGCTAATCAGGAGACATCCTCCTTGGACACACCCACTCATAATACACCCAATCAAGAATCAACCTCCATGGACACACCCACTCCTAATATAGCCAATCAGGAGACAGCCTCCTTGGATACACTCTCTATGGATACAGCAAATCAGGAAAAAGCCTCCCTGGACACACCCACTCATAATATAGCCTATCAGGAAACAGACTCCCtggacacacccactcacaatACAGCTAATCAGGAGACATCCTCCTTGGACACACCCACTCATAATACACCCAATCAGGAATCAACCTTCCTGGACACACCCACTCATAATACACCCAATCAGGAATCAACCTTCCTGGACACACCCACTCATAATACAGCCGGTCAGGAAACAACCACCATGGACACACCCACTCCTAATACAGCCAATCAGGAGACAGCCTCCTTGGATACACTCTCTATGGATACAGCAAATCAGGAAAAAGCCTCCCTGGACACACCCACTCCTAATACAGCCAATCAGGAGACAGCCTCCTTGGATATACTCTCTATGGATACAGTGACTCAGGAAACAGCCTCCCTGGACGCACCCACTCATGATACAGCCAATCAGGAAACAGACTCCCTGTCCACACCCAGTAAGGTTATAGCCAATAAAAGACCAGCTTCTCTGATCATGCTCAGAAAGATTTGTA TGGGGGAGTTAGTGTGCCCCCGCCCCTCCCCAAAGGCTCACAGGAGGAAGAAGGTTGTTTCTGCCACCCTACCACCTCATCGCCATGGAAATGACCCCACCCCCCGCTTAGAGCTGGAAATGTTCACCCTGGAAAAGGAGCTCAGCGAACAGAAG gagctGGTGTTGTCACTCTATAGGGCGTTAGAGGCATCCCAGAGGGAGAAGCGGGCGTGTGTAGACTTCCTGTCTGCCCCTGGCGAGGACCAGCGGCTGGAGCTGCTACGTCACCGCGAGCGACAGGTTGCTAAGCTACAGGCCGAGGCGGATGATCTGCACCAGCATCTACGCGAGCGAGACGAAcag gtgtgtGAACTTCAGGAGACCCTCCAGCTGCAGCTGGAGAAAAATCAGGCCAAGCAGGAAGTGGTGCTAAAGCTCTCCCAGCAACTTGCCGACTGGGCaagccacacacatgcagacaacacacacagtgccattgAACCGGAGGAAAAGGAGGCGTACTTAAAGCAAGAGATCAAACAtctgagg gATGATCTAGAAGCGTACCGTACCCAGAATAAGTTCCTGAACTCTGAGATCCATCATCTGACACAACTTTGGAGGCAGAGTTCCCAACAAGAGAAGAGCCTCATGGTGaag tgtgctTACTTAGAGGCCTGCaggtgtgagaaggagagtCAGTACCTGAGtctgctgcagcagctgaggGAGAGCGCTGTGttcagtggaacacacacacacccacacacacacgaggtccGCACACTGATAGAGGACGCACTACAGGGAGCACTGAGTCTGAGCTCTAGCAG TGAGTTTGATGCGTATGGCTTTAAGCTTGTGCCTGAGTACGAGTCTGCAGATGTGAAGCTGCTGATGAAGCTGAATGCTGTGGAGCTGCGCAGTCGCAGTCTGCAGCAGGGGGAagagcgccccctggtggcccgCTGGGCACAGCTCCTCTCCAGCCCCTCCCAAAGCCTCTCCAGCCCCGCCCAGatgctctccccctccctggaGCTGAAGGCCTTGCTAAGGGACGGGGTTCCGCAGGAGTTCCGCACGCGGGTCTGGCGTTGGTTGGTGTATGTTCGCACACGGGCTGTGAGAGAACGCCACCCTGATCGGTATCGGCTCTTGACCCAACGCAACCATCTGGCGCCTGGCTCCGCCTCCCATCAGATCCAACTGGACCTGCACCGCACCCTCACAACCAATCAGAGGTTCAGCTCCCCCACAAGCCCCTCCCATGAGCAGCTGCGCAGAGTCTTGCTGGCCTTCTCCTGCCACAACCCCACTGTAGGCTACTGCCAAGGACTAaacag aTTAGCAGCAGTGGCACTGCTTGTCttagaggatgaagaggaggcttTCTGGTGTCTGGTGGCGATAGTAGAAGCCATCATGCCACCAGACTACTACACCAAAACCCTCCTGGGCTACcag atagatcagtgtgtgtttagggagCTGCTGGCTGAGAAGGTTCCCCGTGTGAGTACTTATCTGGAAAGTCACTTGGTGGACGTGAGTCAGGTCAGCGTCATCTGGTTCCCCGTCATCTTTGTGGAGCTGCTGCCTAGCGACATCCTGCTTCCTCTCTGGGATGCCTTCCTCTACGAGGGCAgcaag gtcATATTCCGCTATGCGCTGGCCCTGCTGAAGTATAAGGAGGAAGAGATCCTGAAGATGCAGGACAGCAGTGAGATCTTCCAgtatcttttcttctttcccaaGACCATCACTGATGCcag GAAGTTGCGCAGCGTGGCCTTCGGTGAGTTCAACCCGTTTCCCAAGAAACATTTGCGCAGCAGGAGGGCGTGGCATCGCGAGCGCCTGGAGGCGGAGCTTCGTGAGAGGGAGGCCGAGATGACGGAGCAAAGCTCCCAGCATGCTGAGCGGCACGACAAGGCACTGGACGACCTCGCCAGTGATGATGACGAACTCAACTGA